The region ATTGGGTGGTTATTGGAAAAGAAAGGGAGCTTCGTAAAGTAAATGCGCAGTTGCAATGCTCCCCCGAGTTATGCGAATCAGTTGATACACGCGGTGTCACCGGCCAGAGCAATGAATTCATTTATCAGATAAAGCGTATAGATGGCATACGTGAACTTAATTTTACCGCCCAAAATGCAGGCAGCTTTTTAAAAGCCATGGATTTATATGACAACATGGTAGGCGGCGCAATCACTGTACGTGGCAGGTTTAATGACAACTCTGCCGATAAACCATTTAATGGTAAAGTGGATGTTACAAAACACACTATCTCCAATGCGCCGATACTGGCAAAAATTGCTTCATTGTTGTCTGTAAGTGGTATTGGCGATGCGCTAAGCGGTAATGGAATCACATTTCAGCATATTGTAGCGCAGATTAATTATGCCAAAGGCGTGGCCAAAATCAAAGATGGCAAGGCCTATGGGCCAGCGCTTGGCATCACTGTAGAAGATGGATGGGTTGATACCAATGCCAAGCAGCTGTATCTCAATGGTACATTTGTGCCGTCTTATACGCTCAATACGGCGCTCGATAATATTCCTGTTATTGGCGAAGTGCTAACCGGTGGTAAAGGCGAGGGTGTATTTGCGGCAAATTACAAGGTTTCCGGCGAATATCCCGATAATGCAGAAGTAACTGTTAACCCGCTTACCATGCTTGCACCTGGATTTTTACGCAATATATTTGGTGGCAAAAGCAACAAGGTTGTCCCGCCAAGCGCAGAAAAGAAATCTGCTGTGCCTGCCGCAGCAATAGATAATAAGCAGAATTAACTCTCAGACGACTTTAATCAGCGCGTGTTTCTTTTTGCCTGCAGAGAGCTTTATATAGCTCTGATCGTTTAAATCGTTACGGTTAAGCATGAGTGAGCCGTCTTCAATTTTTACATCATTCACTTTTGCACCGCCGCCTTGAATCAGGCGCTTTGCTTCGCCATTGGTGCTTACCAAACCGGCGCGGCGTAAGGCTTCAATAACATTTATTCCGCTTTCAATTTCATTCGCTTCAAGTTGCAACTCTGGTAAATCTTCCCCAGCGGTACCTAGTTCGAAGGTTTTTTGTGCAGTTTGCGCGGCTTTTTGCGCGGCATCTTCTCCATGAAGCAGGGCGGTGGCACAGGTGGCTAAATGCTTCTTTGCCTCGTTTATTTCAGCGCCTTGCAATGCATCGTATTTTTCAATCTCTGTCATTGGCAGGTCAGTAAACCAACGCATGTATTTGCCCACCATGGCATCTTCGCTATTGCGCCAGAACTGCCAGTAATCATATGGGCTGAACATTTGTTCATCCAGCCAGATAGCACCGCCAGCAGTTTTACCCATTTTTTCTCCGGCGGCATTGGTAAATAGCGGCGTGGTCATGCCAAATAGTTCTTTGCTCTGAGCATTTTTTTCGGCCAATATTCGGCGATTTAGTTCCGTGCCGTTTACGATATTACCCCATTGATCCGACCCGCCAAATTGCACGCGAACGTCGCGGTGTGTGGATAAATGATAAAAATCATATCCTTGCAGAATCATGTAGTTGAATTCGAGGAATGATAGCGGTTGCTCCCGCTCTAGCCGCAACTTTACGCTATCCATTGTCAGCATGCGGTTAATTGAAAAGTGACGTCCAAAATCTCTTAGAAAGTTGATATATTGCAAGTTTTTGAGCCAGTCATCATTGTTCACCATTATGGCATCGGTTGCGCCATCGCCAAAGCGTAAAAATTTACTGAATACTTTTTGTATGCCCTGCATATTGGCTTGAATTTGTGCATCACTTAGAGGCGGGCGGCCTTTATCCTTGCCAGAAGGGTCGCCAATTTTTGTAGTGCCACCGCCCATTAAAATAATGGGTTTGTGGCCGCATTTCTGCCAATGACGAAGCAACATAATTTGAATCATGCTGCCTACATGCAGTGAGGGTGCAGTGCAATCAAACCCAATATATGCGGATACGGGTTGTGCTTTTGTTAGAAATTTATCCAGCCCGCTTTCGTCTGTTGCTTGGTTAATAAAGCCACGTTCAGCACAGGTTTGCATGAATGACGAAGTGTATGTAGATTGCATGTGAAAAAACCATATATCGCGTAGAAATTATGCTATAGATAAGCGTATATAGCATGCAAAAGACGGTGTGGAAATAGTTATGACAGCAAAATATCCCGCGAAATGGGTGATAGGATTAATGAGCGGCACATCGCTGGATGGAGTTGATGCTGCTCTGATTAAAACCGATGGACAGAAAATCTTGGAATTTGGTGCATATATCACTGTGCCTTTTGAGCCTGCGCTTTATGAGCAACTGCACGATGCGGTACATATGCGCGGTGATATAATGAAAATTGAACATGAATTGACGATATTTCATGCTTTGGCGGTTAAGTCGCTGCTTACAAAAGCAAATATGCATGCAGATGACGTGCATGTTATAGGGTTTCATGGCCAAACGGTCACACATCGACCCAAAGAAGGTATTACGTGGCAAATTGGCAACGGCGCGCAGTTAGCGGCGCTTACAAAAATCAATGTAGTATGTGATTTTCGTCGCCGAGATGTCGCCGCTGGGGGGCAGGGTGCGCCGTTAGTGCCGCTGTATCATGCTGCTTTGGCACGAACACTGCAGCTTCCTGTTGCTGTGGTGAATATTGGCGGCATTGGAAATGTCACTTGGGTAGGCAAATCCGAGGAGCGTGGCGAGAGCATTATGTCCCACGATATTCTGGCGTTTGATACCGGCCCGGGCAATGCCATGCTTAATGATTGGGTGCGTAAACACACCGGAGAAGCTTATGATAAAGATGGAGAAATGGCGCAAAACGGTAAGGTTTACGACAATATTATTGCTGAATTTATGAAGCATCCATATTTTTCTGCCACGCCGCCAAAATCATTAGATAGAAACGATTTCAATATTACCCAATTAAAGAATTTAACTGCAGAAGATGGCGCGGCAACGCTCACACAATTTACTGCAACTACCATTGCGCGCGCTGTTGAGTATTTTCCTGCCCTGCCAAAGCTATGGCTTGTTAGCGGCGGTGGGCGGCATAATCCGGCGATGATGAAAGCGCTAAGCAGCGTATTGCCATTGGTAAAGCCTGTGGAATCTGTAGGGTGGGATGGTGATGCGCTGGAGGCTCAGGCATTTGGCTTTCTAGCAATGCGCTCCTTGCATAATCTGCCTCTGAGCCTGCCCACCACAACCGGCGCGTCTCACGCGGTTACAGGTGGAGCGTTTTATCGTGCAGGATATTACGGGACGAGCTAGGCCTTGCATTAATCACGTGGCAGCTGACGGCGCTTACGATCTGGCCGCGCTTTGCGATTATGTTTAAAGTTGTGCATCCGCTCATTGATATATTCATCTAATACCGCATTAAATTCTGTCATATGTTTGCGATAATAATGATCGGCATTGGCCACGATCTGATAATCAATATCTACATTTTTCTGTCCGCTTAATTTGCCAACCAGTTTGGTGACCGAATCTTCCTGTACCACGTCATCTTTATCGCCCATGACTATGAGGCCAGAAGCAGGGCAGGGTGCTAAGAACGAGAAATCATACATATTTGCAGGGGGCGAAACTGAAACAAAGCCTTCTATCTCCGGACGGCGCATAAGCAACTGCATTGCTATCCATGCACCAAAAGAAAATCCGCCTACCCAGCAGGTGGAGGCATCAGGGTTTTGTGTCTGCAACCAGTCAAGAGCAGTAGCTGCATCGGAGAGTTCACCCACGCCACTATCGAACTCACCCTGAGAGCGCTCAACCCCACGGA is a window of Alphaproteobacteria bacterium DNA encoding:
- a CDS encoding AsmA-like C-terminal region-containing protein, with the translated sequence MSSFILEGDEIYASGSALVRDELSTVENLRFDRLEYGDNNLAMVLQNIDGGYRIRAKGPSLDLKPLFDEAQESDISNEAVDLAAEAEKPLIPFNLDFHGEFDWVVIGKERELRKVNAQLQCSPELCESVDTRGVTGQSNEFIYQIKRIDGIRELNFTAQNAGSFLKAMDLYDNMVGGAITVRGRFNDNSADKPFNGKVDVTKHTISNAPILAKIASLLSVSGIGDALSGNGITFQHIVAQINYAKGVAKIKDGKAYGPALGITVEDGWVDTNAKQLYLNGTFVPSYTLNTALDNIPVIGEVLTGGKGEGVFAANYKVSGEYPDNAEVTVNPLTMLAPGFLRNIFGGKSNKVVPPSAEKKSAVPAAAIDNKQN
- the tyrS gene encoding tyrosine--tRNA ligase, whose protein sequence is MQSTYTSSFMQTCAERGFINQATDESGLDKFLTKAQPVSAYIGFDCTAPSLHVGSMIQIMLLRHWQKCGHKPIILMGGGTTKIGDPSGKDKGRPPLSDAQIQANMQGIQKVFSKFLRFGDGATDAIMVNNDDWLKNLQYINFLRDFGRHFSINRMLTMDSVKLRLEREQPLSFLEFNYMILQGYDFYHLSTHRDVRVQFGGSDQWGNIVNGTELNRRILAEKNAQSKELFGMTTPLFTNAAGEKMGKTAGGAIWLDEQMFSPYDYWQFWRNSEDAMVGKYMRWFTDLPMTEIEKYDALQGAEINEAKKHLATCATALLHGEDAAQKAAQTAQKTFELGTAGEDLPELQLEANEIESGINVIEALRRAGLVSTNGEAKRLIQGGGAKVNDVKIEDGSLMLNRNDLNDQSYIKLSAGKKKHALIKVV
- a CDS encoding anhydro-N-acetylmuramic acid kinase codes for the protein MTAKYPAKWVIGLMSGTSLDGVDAALIKTDGQKILEFGAYITVPFEPALYEQLHDAVHMRGDIMKIEHELTIFHALAVKSLLTKANMHADDVHVIGFHGQTVTHRPKEGITWQIGNGAQLAALTKINVVCDFRRRDVAAGGQGAPLVPLYHAALARTLQLPVAVVNIGGIGNVTWVGKSEERGESIMSHDILAFDTGPGNAMLNDWVRKHTGEAYDKDGEMAQNGKVYDNIIAEFMKHPYFSATPPKSLDRNDFNITQLKNLTAEDGAATLTQFTATTIARAVEYFPALPKLWLVSGGGRHNPAMMKALSSVLPLVKPVESVGWDGDALEAQAFGFLAMRSLHNLPLSLPTTTGASHAVTGGAFYRAGYYGTS
- a CDS encoding alpha/beta hydrolase — translated: MPEIFINGSEGRLEGRYHASNEKNAPIALILHPHPLYGGTMNNKVVYNTFQSFVRNGFSVMRFNFRGVERSQGEFDSGVGELSDAATALDWLQTQNPDASTCWVGGFSFGAWIAMQLLMRRPEIEGFVSVSPPANMYDFSFLAPCPASGLIVMGDKDDVVQEDSVTKLVGKLSGQKNVDIDYQIVANADHYYRKHMTEFNAVLDEYINERMHNFKHNRKARPDRKRRQLPRD